The following proteins come from a genomic window of Canis lupus dingo isolate Sandy chromosome 20, ASM325472v2, whole genome shotgun sequence:
- the LOC112666946 gene encoding olfactory receptor 10H1-like, producing MAATLGLNHSSVSEFILVGFSTFPPHLLPAFFLLFLLMYLFTLLGNLLIMATVWSERGLHTPMYLFLCALSISEILYTLAITPRLLADLLSTRRTIAFAACTSQMFFSFTFGFTHSFLLTVMGYDRYVAICHPLRYNVLMSPRGCTCLVVWSWAGGSVMGLVVTTAVFHLTFCGPNEIHHFFCHVPPLLKLACGTDVPIVALGVGLVCITALLGCFLLILLSYAFIVAAILRIPSAEGRHKAFSTCASHLTVVVVHYGFASVIYLKPKAPQSLEGDTLMGITYTILTPFLSPIIFSLRNKELKTAMKKTFLSKLYPQSS from the coding sequence ATGGCTGCCACCTTGGGCCTAAACCACAGCTCTGTGTCTGAATTCATCCTCGTGGGCTTCTCCACCTTCCCGCCCCATCTCTTGCCTGCCTTCTTCCTGCTGTTTCTGCTCATGTACCTGTTCACGCTGCTGGGGAACCTGCTCATCATGGCCACTGTCTGGAGCGAGCGCGGCCTGCACACGCCCATGTACCTCTTCCTGTGCGCCCTGTCCATCTCCGAGATCCTCTACACCTTGGCCATCACCCCGCGCCTGCTGGCAGACCTGCTCTCCACCCGCCGCACCATCGCCTTTGCAGCCTGTACCAGCCAGATGTTCTTCTCCTTCACGTTCGGCTTCACCCACTCCTTCCTGCTCACGGTCATGGGCTacgaccgctatgtggccatctgccaccCTCTGCGCTATAACGTGCTCATGAGTCCCCGAGGTTGTACCTGCCTGGTGGTCTGGTCCTgggctggtggctcagtcatggGGCTGGTGGTGACCACAGCTGTTTTCCACCTCACTTTCTGTGGACCCAATGAGATCCACCATTTCTTCTGCCACGTCCCCCCTCTCTTGAAGCTGGCCTGTGGAACTGATGTACCAATAGTGGCCCTGGGCGTGGGGCTGGTGTGCATCACTGCCCTGCTGGGCtgctttctcctcatcctcctttCCTACGCCTTCATCGTGGCTGCCATCTTGAGGATCCCCTCTGCTGAGGGCAGGCACaaagccttctccacctgtgCATCCCACCTCACTGTGGTGGTCGTGCACTATGGCTTTGCCTCTGTCATCTACCTCAAGCCCAAGGCTCCCCAGTCTCTGGAAGGAGACACTCTGATGGGCATCACCTACACAATCCTTACACCTTTCCTCAGTCCCATCATCTTCAGTCTCAGGAACAAGGAACTGAAGACCGCCATGAAGAAGACCTTCCTCAGCAAACTCTATCCCCAGAGCTCCTGA